A genomic region of Taeniopygia guttata chromosome 28, bTaeGut7.mat, whole genome shotgun sequence contains the following coding sequences:
- the LOC115490839 gene encoding perilipin-3, producing MASSEPTPEQPKAEEQQSIGTRVAKLPLVSSACDMVSSAYACTKESHPYVRSVCDAAEKGVKTLTAAAASGAQPLLTRLEPQISTANELACKGLDKLEEKLPILQQPPQKIISDTKLLVTSTVTGARDVLTSTVAGAKDAVSSRVAGAKDAVSSTMAGAKDAVSSRVAGAKDAVSSAKDAVSSTMAGAKDAVSSAKDAVSSTVAGAKNAVTSRVTGVMDMTKGAVQGGVELTRSAVSSGVSTVGQMVASGVGSVLGKSEELVDHYLPMTDEELAKLATAVEGFEPEQQRQQQSYFVRLGSLSTKVQQRALQHSLAKLQSARQSSQDLLAQLQRTLDLVEQLRQGVDQRLQGGQEKLQQLWLEWSKKQPGGGKDQVPPEAVESGTLRMLQGLSQQLQSSCQPLVSSLQGLPATVQDTAGQVRHNVEELRAALASVTSLQDVTGPVLARARSHAAKARQLMDELVEHVAFNTPLTWLVGPFAPSGKRPVEME from the exons atggCCTCCAGCGAGCCCACGCCAGAGCAGCCcaaggcagaggagcagcag AGCATCGGGACACGCGTGGCCAAGCTGCCCCTGGTGAGCTCTGCCTGCGACATGGTGTCCTCCGCCTACGCCTGCACCAAGGAGAGCCACCCCTACGTGCGCTCCGTCTGCGATGCGGCCGAGAAGGGCGTGAAAAcgctgacagcagcagcagccagcggggcccagcccctcctcaccCGCCTGGAGCCCCAGA TTTCCACCGCCAACGAACTGGCCTGCAAAGGGCTGGACaagctggaggagaagctgcccatcctgcagcagcccccCCAGAAG ATCATCTCGGACACCAAACTGCTGGTGACCTCCACGGTGACAGGGGCCAGGGATGTGCTGACCAGCACCGTGGCCGGAGCCAAGGATGCAGTGTCCAGCAGGGTGGCAGGGGCCAAAGATGCAGTGTCCAGCACCATGGCCGGGGCCAAGGATGCAGTGTCCAGCAGGGTGGCTGGGGCCAAGGATGCAGTGTCCAGTGCCAAGGATGCAGTGTCCAGCACCATGGCCGGAGCCAAGGATGCAGTGTCCAGCGCCAAAGATGCAGTGTCCAGCACAGTGGCCGGAGCCAAGAACGCCGTGACCAGCCGAGTGACCGGTGTGATGGACATGACCAAAGGGGCAGTGCAGGGTGGTGTGGAGCTGACCAGGTCTGCGGTCAGCAGCGGCGTTAGCACCGTGGGCCAGATGGTGGCCAGCGGGGTGGGCTCCGTGCTGGGCAAGTCTGAGGAGCTGGTGGATCATTACCTGCCCATGACGGATGAGGAACTGG CCAAGCTGGCCACGGCCGTGGAGGGCTTCGAGCcggagcagcagaggcagcagcagagctacTTCGTTCGCCTGGGCTCCCTCTCCACCAAGGTGCAGCAGCGAGCGCTCCAGCACTCCCTGGCCAAACTGCAGAGCGCCCGCCAGAGCAGCCAGGACctgctggcccagctccagcgCACCCTCGACCTG gtggagcagctgaggcagggcGTGGATCAGAGGCTGCAGGGCGGGCAGGAGAAgttgcagcagctgtggctggagTGGAGCAAGAAGCAGCCGGGCGGTGGCAAGGACCAGGTGCCACCGGAG GCGGTGGAGTCGGGCACGCTGAGAATGCTGCAGGGTttgagccagcagctgcagagctcctgccagcccctggtGTCCAGCCTGCAGGGCCTCCCCGCCACCGTGCAGGACACGGCGGGGCAGGTCCGCCACAACGTGGAGGAGCTGCGGGCGGCGCTGGcctctgtcacctccctgcaggACGTGACGGGGCCGGTGCTGGCCCGGGCCCGCAGCCACGCCGCCAAAGCCCGGCAGCTGATGGACGAGCTGGTGGAACATGTGGCCTTCAACACCCCCCTGACGTGGCTGGTGGGACCCTTCGCCCCCTCGGGCAAGCGCCCCGTGGAGATGGAGTAG
- the LOC115490840 gene encoding perilipin-3 isoform X3: MSVENTAEAGLETKSAVTRVAELPLLSCACGAVASAYGGTKERLPCLRPVCHAAERGLKTLRAAAASGAQPLLTRLQPQISTANELACKGLDKLEEKLPILQQPPERVVARSRELAWGMVSAAVTRTRWALGAVVGTRVGRLLATGVGTVLGKSQELLDRYLPAAQEERAATTGTEVTTGTEVTTSTEVARGTEVTTGTEVTTGTEVTTGTEVTTGTEMTRGMKVTMGTEVTTGTEVTTSTEVTTGTEVTTGTEVITGTEVTRGMKVTRGMEVTTGTEVITGTEVTTGTEVTRGMEVTTGTEVTTGTEVTTGTEVTTGTKVTRDTEVATQERHRRWQSYFVRVGSLSARLPHRALRRSLGDLQRARLRARRLLAQLHHVIQLIEEGQQGTDGPWHGTREHLHHLWLEWSQQDAVPMEDNEVEARTLAMLHGLLQQLHSACSHLASGARAFPSSVQETAGHIWHGVEGVQASLAGAHSFQELSGLVLAQSRDAVTRAQLSLEGLLEHVGQHTALPWLMGPFAPALVEYPEDVPVDMSKWQGSVIVGGTHQVPAAPRVCSRR, from the exons ATGTCGGTGGAAAACACGGCTGAGGCCGGGCTGGAGACGAAG AGCGCGGTGACACGCGTGGCCGAGCTGCccctgctgagctgtgcctgcGGGGCCGTGGCCTCGGCCTATGGGGGCACCAAGGAGAGGCTGCCCTGCCTGCGCCCCGTGTGCCACGCGGCCGAGAGGGGCCTGAAAAcgctgagagcagcagcagccagcggggcccagcccctcctcaccCGCCTGCAGCCCCAGA TTTCCACCGCCAACGAACTGGCCTGCAAAGGGCTGGACaagctggaggagaagctgcccatcctgcagcagcccccCGAGAGG GTGGTGGCCCGGAGCCGGGAGCTGGCGTGGGGCATGGTGAGCGCGGCGGTGACCAGGACACGCTGGGCACTCGGGGCCGTGGTGGGCACCCGCGTGGGGCGGCTGCTGGCCACGGGCGTGGGCACCGTGCTGGGCAaatcccaggagctgctggatcGGTACCTGCCCGCGGCACAGGAGGAGCGGG CGGCAACGACGGGCACGGAGGTGACCACGGGCACGGAGGTGACCACGAGCACGGAGGTGGCCAGGGGCACAGAGGTGACCACAGGCACAGAGGTGACCACGGGCACGGAGGTGACCACGGGCACAGAGGTGACCACGGGCACGGAGATGACCAGGGGCATGAAGGTGACCATGGGCACGGAGGTGACCACGGGCACGGAGGTGACCACAAGCACGGAGGTGACCACGGGCACAGAGGTGACCACGGGCACAGAGGTGATCACGGGCACAGAGGTGACCAGGGGCATGAAGGTGACCAGGGGCATGGAGGTGACCACAGGCACAGAGGTGATCACGGGCACGGAGGTGACCACGGGCACGGAGGTGACCAGGGGCATGGAGGTGACGACGGGCACGGAGGTGACCACAGGAACAGAGGTGACCACGGGCACAGAGGTGACCACGGGCACAAAGGTGACCAGGGACACGGAGGTGGCCACGCAGGAGCGGCACAGGCGGTGGCAGAGCTACTTTGTCCGCGTGGGCTCCCTGTCAGCCCGGCTGCCACACCGTGCCCTGCGGCGCTCGCTGGGGGACCTGCAGCGGGCACGGCTCCGTGCCCGGCGcctcctggcccagctccacCACGTCATCCAGCTG ATCgaggaggggcagcagggcaCGGACGGGCCCTGGCACGGCACCCGGGAGCACCTGCACCACCTGTGGCTGGAGTGGAGCCAGCAGGATGCAGTGCCCATGGAGGACAACGAG GTGGAGGCTCGGACTCTGGCCATGCTCcacgggctcctgcagcagctccactcCGCCTGCTCCCACCTGGCCAGCGGTGCCCGGGCATTCCCCAGCAGCGTGCAGGAGACGGCAGGACACATCTGGCACGGCGTGGAGGGCGTCCAGGCTTCCCTGGCCGGCGCCCACTCCTTCCAGGAGCTGTCGGGCctggtgctggcacagagccgGGACGCGGTGACGCGGGCACAGCTGAGCCTCgaggggctgctggagcacGTGGGGCAGCACAcggccctgccctggctcatGGGACCCTTCGCCCCCGCGCTGGTGGAGTACCCGGAGGATGTCCCGGTGGATATGTCCAAGTGGCAGGGCTCTGTCATCGTGGGGGGCACGCACCAGGTGCCCGCTGCCCCCCGGGTCTGCAGCCGCCGCTGA
- the LOC115490840 gene encoding perilipin-3 isoform X2: MSWCLSALVEQGLGAPVVSPPGGPQQSHPPVAPQNPPFPTAATTAAMSVENTAEAGLETKSAVTRVAELPLLSCACGAVASAYGGTKERLPCLRPVCHAAERGLKTLRAAAASGAQPLLTRLQPQISTANELACKGLDKLEEKLPILQQPPERVVARSRELAWGMVSAAVTRTRWALGAVVGTRVGRLLATGVGTVLGKSQELLDRYLPAAQEERAATTGTEVTTGTEVTTGTEVTTGTEVTTGTEMTRGMKVTMGTEVTTGTEVTTSTEVTTGTEVTTGTEVITGTEVTRGMKVTRGMEVTTGTEVITGTEVTTGTEVTRGMEVTTGTEVTTGTEVTTGTEVTTGTKVTRDTEVATQERHRRWQSYFVRVGSLSARLPHRALRRSLGDLQRARLRARRLLAQLHHVIQLIEEGQQGTDGPWHGTREHLHHLWLEWSQQDAVPMEDNEVEARTLAMLHGLLQQLHSACSHLASGARAFPSSVQETAGHIWHGVEGVQASLAGAHSFQELSGLVLAQSRDAVTRAQLSLEGLLEHVGQHTALPWLMGPFAPALVEYPEDVPVDMSKWQGSVIVGGTHQVPAAPRVCSRR, translated from the exons ATGAGTTGGTGCCTCTCAGCCCTCGTGGaacaggggctgggggcgcCTGTGGTGTCACCCCCGGGGGGTCCCCAACAGTCTCACCCACCCgtggcaccccaaaatcccccttttcccaCCGCAGCCACCACTGCTGCCATGTCGGTGGAAAACACGGCTGAGGCCGGGCTGGAGACGAAG AGCGCGGTGACACGCGTGGCCGAGCTGCccctgctgagctgtgcctgcGGGGCCGTGGCCTCGGCCTATGGGGGCACCAAGGAGAGGCTGCCCTGCCTGCGCCCCGTGTGCCACGCGGCCGAGAGGGGCCTGAAAAcgctgagagcagcagcagccagcggggcccagcccctcctcaccCGCCTGCAGCCCCAGA TTTCCACCGCCAACGAACTGGCCTGCAAAGGGCTGGACaagctggaggagaagctgcccatcctgcagcagcccccCGAGAGG GTGGTGGCCCGGAGCCGGGAGCTGGCGTGGGGCATGGTGAGCGCGGCGGTGACCAGGACACGCTGGGCACTCGGGGCCGTGGTGGGCACCCGCGTGGGGCGGCTGCTGGCCACGGGCGTGGGCACCGTGCTGGGCAaatcccaggagctgctggatcGGTACCTGCCCGCGGCACAGGAGGAGCGGG CGGCAACGACGGGCACGGAG GTGACCACAGGCACAGAGGTGACCACGGGCACGGAGGTGACCACGGGCACAGAGGTGACCACGGGCACGGAGATGACCAGGGGCATGAAGGTGACCATGGGCACGGAGGTGACCACGGGCACGGAGGTGACCACAAGCACGGAGGTGACCACGGGCACAGAGGTGACCACGGGCACAGAGGTGATCACGGGCACAGAGGTGACCAGGGGCATGAAGGTGACCAGGGGCATGGAGGTGACCACAGGCACAGAGGTGATCACGGGCACGGAGGTGACCACGGGCACGGAGGTGACCAGGGGCATGGAGGTGACGACGGGCACGGAGGTGACCACAGGAACAGAGGTGACCACGGGCACAGAGGTGACCACGGGCACAAAGGTGACCAGGGACACGGAGGTGGCCACGCAGGAGCGGCACAGGCGGTGGCAGAGCTACTTTGTCCGCGTGGGCTCCCTGTCAGCCCGGCTGCCACACCGTGCCCTGCGGCGCTCGCTGGGGGACCTGCAGCGGGCACGGCTCCGTGCCCGGCGcctcctggcccagctccacCACGTCATCCAGCTG ATCgaggaggggcagcagggcaCGGACGGGCCCTGGCACGGCACCCGGGAGCACCTGCACCACCTGTGGCTGGAGTGGAGCCAGCAGGATGCAGTGCCCATGGAGGACAACGAG GTGGAGGCTCGGACTCTGGCCATGCTCcacgggctcctgcagcagctccactcCGCCTGCTCCCACCTGGCCAGCGGTGCCCGGGCATTCCCCAGCAGCGTGCAGGAGACGGCAGGACACATCTGGCACGGCGTGGAGGGCGTCCAGGCTTCCCTGGCCGGCGCCCACTCCTTCCAGGAGCTGTCGGGCctggtgctggcacagagccgGGACGCGGTGACGCGGGCACAGCTGAGCCTCgaggggctgctggagcacGTGGGGCAGCACAcggccctgccctggctcatGGGACCCTTCGCCCCCGCGCTGGTGGAGTACCCGGAGGATGTCCCGGTGGATATGTCCAAGTGGCAGGGCTCTGTCATCGTGGGGGGCACGCACCAGGTGCCCGCTGCCCCCCGGGTCTGCAGCCGCCGCTGA
- the LOC115490840 gene encoding perilipin-3 isoform X1: MSWCLSALVEQGLGAPVVSPPGGPQQSHPPVAPQNPPFPTAATTAAMSVENTAEAGLETKSAVTRVAELPLLSCACGAVASAYGGTKERLPCLRPVCHAAERGLKTLRAAAASGAQPLLTRLQPQISTANELACKGLDKLEEKLPILQQPPERVVARSRELAWGMVSAAVTRTRWALGAVVGTRVGRLLATGVGTVLGKSQELLDRYLPAAQEERAATTGTEVTTGTEVTTSTEVARGTEVTTGTEVTTGTEVTTGTEVTTGTEMTRGMKVTMGTEVTTGTEVTTSTEVTTGTEVTTGTEVITGTEVTRGMKVTRGMEVTTGTEVITGTEVTTGTEVTRGMEVTTGTEVTTGTEVTTGTEVTTGTKVTRDTEVATQERHRRWQSYFVRVGSLSARLPHRALRRSLGDLQRARLRARRLLAQLHHVIQLIEEGQQGTDGPWHGTREHLHHLWLEWSQQDAVPMEDNEVEARTLAMLHGLLQQLHSACSHLASGARAFPSSVQETAGHIWHGVEGVQASLAGAHSFQELSGLVLAQSRDAVTRAQLSLEGLLEHVGQHTALPWLMGPFAPALVEYPEDVPVDMSKWQGSVIVGGTHQVPAAPRVCSRR, from the exons ATGAGTTGGTGCCTCTCAGCCCTCGTGGaacaggggctgggggcgcCTGTGGTGTCACCCCCGGGGGGTCCCCAACAGTCTCACCCACCCgtggcaccccaaaatcccccttttcccaCCGCAGCCACCACTGCTGCCATGTCGGTGGAAAACACGGCTGAGGCCGGGCTGGAGACGAAG AGCGCGGTGACACGCGTGGCCGAGCTGCccctgctgagctgtgcctgcGGGGCCGTGGCCTCGGCCTATGGGGGCACCAAGGAGAGGCTGCCCTGCCTGCGCCCCGTGTGCCACGCGGCCGAGAGGGGCCTGAAAAcgctgagagcagcagcagccagcggggcccagcccctcctcaccCGCCTGCAGCCCCAGA TTTCCACCGCCAACGAACTGGCCTGCAAAGGGCTGGACaagctggaggagaagctgcccatcctgcagcagcccccCGAGAGG GTGGTGGCCCGGAGCCGGGAGCTGGCGTGGGGCATGGTGAGCGCGGCGGTGACCAGGACACGCTGGGCACTCGGGGCCGTGGTGGGCACCCGCGTGGGGCGGCTGCTGGCCACGGGCGTGGGCACCGTGCTGGGCAaatcccaggagctgctggatcGGTACCTGCCCGCGGCACAGGAGGAGCGGG CGGCAACGACGGGCACGGAGGTGACCACGGGCACGGAGGTGACCACGAGCACGGAGGTGGCCAGGGGCACAGAGGTGACCACAGGCACAGAGGTGACCACGGGCACGGAGGTGACCACGGGCACAGAGGTGACCACGGGCACGGAGATGACCAGGGGCATGAAGGTGACCATGGGCACGGAGGTGACCACGGGCACGGAGGTGACCACAAGCACGGAGGTGACCACGGGCACAGAGGTGACCACGGGCACAGAGGTGATCACGGGCACAGAGGTGACCAGGGGCATGAAGGTGACCAGGGGCATGGAGGTGACCACAGGCACAGAGGTGATCACGGGCACGGAGGTGACCACGGGCACGGAGGTGACCAGGGGCATGGAGGTGACGACGGGCACGGAGGTGACCACAGGAACAGAGGTGACCACGGGCACAGAGGTGACCACGGGCACAAAGGTGACCAGGGACACGGAGGTGGCCACGCAGGAGCGGCACAGGCGGTGGCAGAGCTACTTTGTCCGCGTGGGCTCCCTGTCAGCCCGGCTGCCACACCGTGCCCTGCGGCGCTCGCTGGGGGACCTGCAGCGGGCACGGCTCCGTGCCCGGCGcctcctggcccagctccacCACGTCATCCAGCTG ATCgaggaggggcagcagggcaCGGACGGGCCCTGGCACGGCACCCGGGAGCACCTGCACCACCTGTGGCTGGAGTGGAGCCAGCAGGATGCAGTGCCCATGGAGGACAACGAG GTGGAGGCTCGGACTCTGGCCATGCTCcacgggctcctgcagcagctccactcCGCCTGCTCCCACCTGGCCAGCGGTGCCCGGGCATTCCCCAGCAGCGTGCAGGAGACGGCAGGACACATCTGGCACGGCGTGGAGGGCGTCCAGGCTTCCCTGGCCGGCGCCCACTCCTTCCAGGAGCTGTCGGGCctggtgctggcacagagccgGGACGCGGTGACGCGGGCACAGCTGAGCCTCgaggggctgctggagcacGTGGGGCAGCACAcggccctgccctggctcatGGGACCCTTCGCCCCCGCGCTGGTGGAGTACCCGGAGGATGTCCCGGTGGATATGTCCAAGTGGCAGGGCTCTGTCATCGTGGGGGGCACGCACCAGGTGCCCGCTGCCCCCCGGGTCTGCAGCCGCCGCTGA